CCGCAAATCGCCAGGATGAACACGCCCCGCCGGCGCGCCGATTCCAGCGCAGCCAGCCACCCCTGCGCCCGCAGCCAGGTCAAGTCGCGCATCGTGTTCTTCGTCCCCGGCAGCACGATGGCGTGCGCGCCCGCCAGTTCCTCTGGCCGTTTGCAAAAGTACGGGCGCACCCCCGGTTCCAGAAACAGCGGATCGACATCTGTGAAGTTCGCAAGGTGTGGCAGCTGAATCATCGCGATGGGCAGCTCGTCCCCGCCCGCATCCCCTCGGTCCGGGCTTGGCGCCGGCCTGCGGTATCGCTCCGACGCCAGCGCGAGGGAATCCTCCTCGTCGATGCCAAGGTCGGGGAGAAACGGAATCACGCCCAGCACCGGAACCCCCGTATACGCTTCCATCAGCGTTACGCCGTCCTTGAACAAATCCGGGTCCCCGCGAAACTTGTTGATGATGATGCCCTGCACACGGGCGCGCTCTTCGGGCGTCAGCAGTTGCAGCGTGCCGACCACCGAGGCAAACACGCCGCCTCGGTCAATATCGGCCACCAGGTACACCACCGCATCCGCCATCTCAGCGGCGCGCAGATTGGCAATGTCGCGCGCCTTCAAGTTCATTTCAACAGGGCTCCCGGCGCCTTCCATGACAATCACTTCGAAGCGTTCCTGTAAAAAGCGAAAGCTTTCCACGACCGCCTGCCAAATCTCCCGCTTTGCGTCCCTCATATATGCCGCTGCCGACTGCGTGCCGTACACCCTGCCCTGCAGGACGACCTGGGATGTGCTGGGCCCGGACGGCTTGAGCAGCACCGGGTTCATGTGCTCGTTCGGCTCGATGCCGCACGCCTCCGCCTGCACCGCCTGGGCGCGTCCAATCTCGCGCCCGCACGGGGTGGCAGCCGAATTCAGCGACATGTTCTGCGCTTTGAACGGTGCCACGCGAAACCCATCCTGGTAAAAAATGCGGCACAGCGCGGTGGCCAAGACGCTCTTCCCCACATTCGACGACGTGCCCGCCAGCAGGATGCTCTTCGCGCCAGCTGTTGAATCCGTCATACGCAGCCCCCCTCACACCAACACACTCAGGCGGAGTACGCCCGTGTGCGGGTCATGAAACGTTTTCGCGCGAATCCCAAACACCTCTTCGAGCGCGCATTCGGTCATCACCTCGGTCACCGTCCCCTGCCGGCGCACGTATCCGCAGTGCAGCAACAGGAACTGGTCACAAAAGCGAATCGCCAGCTCCAGATGGTGAATCGCGATGACCACCAAATACCCTCGCTGTGCCAGCGTGCGCAGCTGCCGCAGGATGTCCACCTGGTAATACAAGTCCAGGCTGGCAATCGGTTCGTCGAGCAGCAGGACACGGCTCTCCTGCGCCAGGCAGCGCGCAATGCCAGCGCGCGCCCGTTCGCCTCCAGACAGCGTGTCCATCGGCGCGTCCGCAAACGTGGTCAGGTTCATCTGCACGAGCGCGGCGTCCACCACCCCAGCGTTGGCGCTGCGATGCGCATAACGCCCCATCTCGACGAAGTCCCGCACCGTAAACGGGATGTCATTGGGCAGGTGCTGCGGCAGATAGGCGAGGCGCCTCGCACGATCGCGCGGGTGCAGGGTGGACAGATTCACTCCGTCCAGCGTAACCGTGCCCTCGCTCGCCGGCAGCACCCCAGCGGCAATCCGCAAGAGTGTGGACTTGCCGGCGCCGTTTGGGCCGATGAGGCCCACGACCTGCCCGCCGCTGAAGGTGGCGCTGATGTGGTGAAGAATCGAGAGATACGACACCCCGGACAACACCAACCTCGGCTGGTCCATGCTCAACGCCTCCTCATCGACGTGTCTCGCCGGCGCAGCAAGTACAGGAAAAACGGCGCCCCCAGGCTCGCCGTGATGATGCCGACGTTCAGTTCGATGGGCAGGAAGGCCATCCGCGCCACGAGGTCGGACACCAGCACCAGCACAGCGCCCCCCAGCGCCGAAGCTGGCAGCAGCCAGCGGTGGCTGGGGCCGATAAAGATGCGCATCAGGTGCGGCACGATGAGGCCGACAAACGCGATCACGCCGCTCACACTCACACACGCCCCCACCACGAAGGCCGCCGTGATGAACATGACTTGTTTCACCCGCTGCAAGTGGACGCCTACACCTTCCGCCTGTTCCTCGCCGATGGACAGGATGTCCAGCGCCCGCGCGTATCGGCCGTAGACGACAAAGCCGATGACCGCAAACGTCCCCACCATCAGGACACTCATCCACGTCACGCCATCAAGGCCGCCCATCAGCCAGAACAGCATCTCCTGCATCGTATTGAGCGGCGCGAGTGACATCAGCAGACTGACCATGGCACTACAGAAGGAACTGACCGCGACGCCGGCGAGGAGCAGCGAGTAAATCGCCGTGCGGCCGCTGACGGTCGCGATCCGATAGATGAGCAGCACCGTGAGCAGCCCCGACGCAAATGCGCCAAGGGGGGTCCACCATTGATTGGCCGCGGCGAGACCGAGTTGAATCACAATGACCGCCCCGAGCGAGCCGCCGCTGGAGACGCCGATGAGGCCCGGGTCGGCCATCGGGTTGCGGAAGACCGCCTGAAGCGCCGCGCCCGTGCTTGCGAGGCCCGCCCCAACAAAGGCAGCGCCGAACATCCGCGGCCAGCGGATGGCACCCATCACCACGGCGTCGGACGAGCGTGACCCGTGCAAGTACGCGAGGGTCTGTGAAACCACCTTGACCGGGCCTATCATGATGGGCCCAATGGCGACCTCCGCCGCCGCAGCCGCGAGAAACGCGATGACCACCAGCAGCAGAACGACGACCGGCGATCGGCGCCGCAGTCCATGGGGCTGCAGCGGCGAAGACGAAGCTGAGACTGAATCCTGCAAAGTGACGCCCCCATTGGACAAGGCCCATCCCTGCGGCAAGGTCTCTGTGCCGCAAGGCATCCCCGTCCGTGGTTGTCAGCTTGCCTTTCTACAGAAAAGACCCTGTCATCGACAGGGTCAATGGAATTCCGTATGTACGAACCATACAGATCCATTACCTCTCCGCGAAGGTAGGCTGCAAAGCCGTTCAGGCAGGTCTCCTGGCTCTCAGCATACAACAACGCCCATTCCTTCCCACGACAGGGCCGTGAACCCGACCGTGCCGCAGTGAAACTGGGCCAAATCGCTGATTACAGTGGCGGGACCGCACCGGACTCTCACCGGTTTCCCTATTCTCCCTACTGGCGTCTTCGCCGCTCGAATCGAGCAACCCGGCGCGGCAAGACGCGTTCTGGCACCTGAAGGCGGATGAAATTGTGCATCCGGGATGATCTTAGAACAGGCAGAGAGGCTTGTCAATGGAAGCGAATCGACTGACGTGGGTGGATAGCCGGTGGTCGACCGCCGCGCCGGCCGCGGGGCGCTGCCTGCCCGCGGCTACTTCTTCCTTCTGCTTGCGAACAGGCCCGCTCCCCCGACGGAAAGCAGCCCCAGCCCCTCCAGCGCGATGGAGCCGATGGGCAGGCCCGTCACCGGGTTGGTTCCGCCGGAAACCGCCCCCGTACCGCCGCCAGGCGGCGTCCCGTTCTGACCGCCAGGCGGGGAGGTCGAGTTGTTCCCCGATCCACATTGACTTGTACAGGCGGTATTGCCCCAGTAAGAAGTCACCCGGATGTTCATCTGACCCCGTGCCCCTTGATAGTCGTTGTGCGCCGCCAGCGGAAGGGCATAGGTATACGTCACCGTTGCTGTCTCACCGGGTTTCAATTCGAAAGCCGGAGACGTTTCCGGCGAGTCCTTCCCTGTGAATGGGCCCTCCGCGATGGGCGCTAAACTGGTGTTCAATCCATGAACCTCAATCGTGTAACCAATTTCCAGAGGATGATTGTCAAACGCATAGCGCTGCCCTGCCGAATCATCTTCCGATTTGTCATCCGTGACACCGTTGAGGGTCAACTTCCCGTCCTCATCGCCAGTCGTCCCATTGTCCTGAAACAGCGCCCCGCTCAGGACGTTCGTCAGCGAAACCATGGCGTCCTGTTTGCCGTCGTTTTTCACCGTCAGCGTCTGTGCGCCGCTGTCACCCGGTGCGATCCCGGCGAATGTGACGGGGGTCACAGACAGATGCACACGGGGGTCAATGTCGATTTCACCAATGCTCGGCGGGGTTGTATCCGCATACGCTGTCACCAAATGCAGCGCACTGTCCACGAGCAAGATCAACCCCAACGCCGCAAAGCCCGTTGCCGCAGCCAGGAAACCCGACCGCTTGGCCATGCCCTCACCTCATCTCAGTGCCGTGATCTCCGTGACGCTGTTTCCCAAGCCGAATCGCGGCAGCGTCATCAGGCAGTGCTGTTTCCGTACCGTCGGATGCACGCCAGTCCATCCGGTATGTGTCATGCCAGGTGTCAAGGGTCGGCGGCTTGCAGGTTGGCATCCCACGTCATCGGGCCCGTTCCAGCAGGATTCACGTTGTTTTCGAATTGCACGGCCCAAACCTCCAACTGCAGCGTGTCAGATTGGTGTTGGAACCGCGTCGGCGTCTGCGCACCCAGTTTGTATTGATAGGAAATCTCCGCGTAGTCACCGGCTGGCAAAACAAAGGGTGTCGAGGGCACGGCGTCCGAAACCGTCGACCAATCCTCGTCATACTGTTGAAGCGGCTGCCGCGATGCGGTCTGCGTCTGACCCGGCGCGTAGATGCGCACGGTGTACGACGCAGCCAGCGGGATGTGAGCGGGTAGCTGATCGACCAGACCGACCCAGGCTGAGAGTGACCCGCTGTTCTTGACCGTGAACTGCTGCGTCTGTTCTGTCCCTGGATAAAAATACTGGGGCGCAGACCGGTTCGCCTCAGCCGATGTCTCCGGCGGGCTCATCTCGGACGTGTTCGGGTCTGGCGGATTCGCCGAATTCCCATCCCATACCTGGATTTGTACAGTCCCCGCGGCAAACGCGTCACTCGTCGCGTCCGCACTCGAGGTAAGAAGCGAATACGTACCAGTCGTCACCAGCCCGGCACCCGCCAGACCGGTCATGCTCAGAAGCACCAGATGCTGCATTTCCCTCATACGCATTCACTCGTCACCTACGCTTCTCCACAAAATAGAACCGAAGTAGAACGTCATGCGAATGGGATGACACGGGATGGCGCAACACGCGCCATCCCCGTCAAGCCACAGGCGTCAGTTGTTCACGTCAGGCTGCCAAGACCACGGACCCGCCGCGGACGCGTTGGGATCGCCCGTCTGGTCGGCAGTGGAGTTCGCCGTCACCCAGTTGTTGCGCGCCTGTACAGCGTCCACCTCGACGTTGACGGCACCTGACAAGCCTTGATAGTCGTTGTGCGCAGCCAGCGGCAAGGTGACCGTGTACGTGACGGTTGCGGTCTGATTTGGCTGAAGCAGGAACGCGTTGGCCGGTTGTCCTTGTTGATTCACGTCCGTCGTGGAGGACGGCGTCGTCGCTGCGACCAACGTCTGTCCGTTACTCGTCACCATGTACGAGTAGGTGGCCGGGTGGAGGTCCTGAGTGTAATCGCCGGATTGATCAAGCGTCGGATGTCCGGGCCACGGGCTGAACGTCCAACCGATGGATTCGTTGCCCGACCCCGGGTCGTTCTGGCCCGGATCGGCGTAGCCTGCAGTCCCTGCAGACGCGTCGACGGATTTGTTGAAACTCGAGAAGAGACCCAGGTGCTGCGCATCATTCGCGGCATAGGAATGGCCATTGACCACATTCACAGGGGTGTCTTCCAGACCCACCCACTCCGTCAGAGAGCCTGTATTGGTGATGTTGAAGGTTCCCTGGATGCTGTCTCCTGGCGCCAGATTGTTCACGTTGAGCGCCCCTGCAAAGAACTGCCCCGACGTATTCAACTTCAACGTACCTGCGGTAAACGCGTCGCTTGTCGTACTGGCCGACGCGGTGAACAACGCGAACGT
Above is a genomic segment from Alicyclobacillus cycloheptanicus containing:
- a CDS encoding ABC transporter ATP-binding protein, producing the protein MDQPRLVLSGVSYLSILHHISATFSGGQVVGLIGPNGAGKSTLLRIAAGVLPASEGTVTLDGVNLSTLHPRDRARRLAYLPQHLPNDIPFTVRDFVEMGRYAHRSANAGVVDAALVQMNLTTFADAPMDTLSGGERARAGIARCLAQESRVLLLDEPIASLDLYYQVDILRQLRTLAQRGYLVVIAIHHLELAIRFCDQFLLLHCGYVRRQGTVTEVMTECALEEVFGIRAKTFHDPHTGVLRLSVLV
- a CDS encoding FecCD family ABC transporter permease, with translation MQDSVSASSSPLQPHGLRRRSPVVVLLLVVIAFLAAAAAEVAIGPIMIGPVKVVSQTLAYLHGSRSSDAVVMGAIRWPRMFGAAFVGAGLASTGAALQAVFRNPMADPGLIGVSSGGSLGAVIVIQLGLAAANQWWTPLGAFASGLLTVLLIYRIATVSGRTAIYSLLLAGVAVSSFCSAMVSLLMSLAPLNTMQEMLFWLMGGLDGVTWMSVLMVGTFAVIGFVVYGRYARALDILSIGEEQAEGVGVHLQRVKQVMFITAAFVVGACVSVSGVIAFVGLIVPHLMRIFIGPSHRWLLPASALGGAVLVLVSDLVARMAFLPIELNVGIITASLGAPFFLYLLRRRDTSMRRR
- a CDS encoding cobyric acid synthase yields the protein MTDSTAGAKSILLAGTSSNVGKSVLATALCRIFYQDGFRVAPFKAQNMSLNSAATPCGREIGRAQAVQAEACGIEPNEHMNPVLLKPSGPSTSQVVLQGRVYGTQSAAAYMRDAKREIWQAVVESFRFLQERFEVIVMEGAGSPVEMNLKARDIANLRAAEMADAVVYLVADIDRGGVFASVVGTLQLLTPEERARVQGIIINKFRGDPDLFKDGVTLMEAYTGVPVLGVIPFLPDLGIDEEDSLALASERYRRPAPSPDRGDAGGDELPIAMIQLPHLANFTDVDPLFLEPGVRPYFCKRPEELAGAHAIVLPGTKNTMRDLTWLRAQGWLAALESARRRGVFILAICGGYQMLGQAVHDEHHLESDVDVQAGLGWIPAVTHLAAEKRTVLVRGRLQGPYAGISVEGYEIHMGVTTFAGPHTPFAVLSEPSANQQDGVVLEAGKVIGTYLHGIFHNDAFRHAWLQGIREAAGLAEAPGAVSVRDVRTAAYDRLAAVVRKHLDMDTVYRHLQLVPRKA
- a CDS encoding TasA family protein, which translates into the protein MGLKTKVAMAMGTSAAGAAMVIGGTFALFTASASTTSDAFTAGTLKLNTSGQFFAGALNVNNLAPGDSIQGTFNITNTGSLTEWVGLEDTPVNVVNGHSYAANDAQHLGLFSSFNKSVDASAGTAGYADPGQNDPGSGNESIGWTFSPWPGHPTLDQSGDYTQDLHPATYSYMVTSNGQTLVAATTPSSTTDVNQQGQPANAFLLQPNQTATVTYTVTLPLAAHNDYQGLSGAVNVEVDAVQARNNWVTANSTADQTGDPNASAAGPWSWQPDVNN
- a CDS encoding LPXTG cell wall anchor domain-containing protein, coding for MAKRSGFLAAATGFAALGLILLVDSALHLVTAYADTTPPSIGEIDIDPRVHLSVTPVTFAGIAPGDSGAQTLTVKNDGKQDAMVSLTNVLSGALFQDNGTTGDEDGKLTLNGVTDDKSEDDSAGQRYAFDNHPLEIGYTIEVHGLNTSLAPIAEGPFTGKDSPETSPAFELKPGETATVTYTYALPLAAHNDYQGARGQMNIRVTSYWGNTACTSQCGSGNNSTSPPGGQNGTPPGGGTGAVSGGTNPVTGLPIGSIALEGLGLLSVGGAGLFASRRKK